In Limibacter armeniacum, a single window of DNA contains:
- a CDS encoding beta-galactosidase trimerization domain-containing protein, giving the protein MSVSLSVSYPKLYFKLNTTTTRDELFRRLSWSLLTILILSAIGWGGWKAFDLLAPKTVYVRFSIETPEQASYYLKIGAKLHESPWNTGTVFLPAEANKRKDSRYKTHVMTPWFNLAELPKAKLHKSLNRAGGKSELPNVILQIYGLENFNPKKLIIELATQKGEKKSIEKRMEETFNGNWTSFLVSPTLQLDASELETASEMTERHLEWAKAISGNEMVTPEKLIIQTSLWGKQREELNEKEAQVLKYLGFNTVSSTIDKFHELYGFRKPVHSHAIKVSPALTNEDAYQLMKDLLLPNQKGKRKVIPQKGTPFNFSDELVCRPPIGKDSAAITHFHQWLSDNQISANELGVDSLSAVVPIETPNDLRERQVKEKQFANRIFYYTSRFRQEKATSLLRQYTVSLHQLAGASMVSSTLIADHPYFSGTGLGMGMTPNMAWGGSPLALDWFDIGRREAVDLIGIEDWLGLQYMYGPNYTWEGFQLLGFQAAIFRSASQGKLPIITWITPSDEKNLRLKASSALCQGAKHFYFWSYGPTSMSTENYWSDLKGEYYGLVDITRRLAKTEDIIAPGHTRKTKVAILYSISSDLWQPFGYQHMLERRGLYFSLIHGQYLVDFLSEEDVEAGRLSDYEVLYTADPCIKTSAVTKIDDWVRNGGLLYGTCMAGSRNEFGEEVDGLSNVFGITPKPKATLQKGKYRIRGELNQLEYLDKVKTEYVEIGVVGMKVDFAPLKSTEVKGRFNNGRPALVINKYGSGKAVYAGTTPGISYIKDANFAKKGLREKWPTNPRIFINHWVNHIKPLVKLSAPVVETGIFETSNATALILANFTYIQIPNLQVSINVKQRPSAVTSTEHGGVSFNLSKSDNKTYPYKVDFVLPLDLNDIIMIK; this is encoded by the coding sequence ATGTCAGTATCACTTTCTGTCAGCTACCCAAAACTATACTTCAAATTGAATACAACTACCACCCGAGACGAACTTTTCAGAAGACTATCATGGTCATTACTCACAATCCTAATTCTCAGTGCTATAGGTTGGGGAGGTTGGAAAGCCTTCGATCTATTGGCACCTAAAACAGTTTATGTACGCTTCAGTATAGAGACACCAGAACAGGCGAGCTATTACCTTAAAATTGGGGCGAAACTTCATGAATCCCCTTGGAACACAGGAACTGTTTTCTTACCAGCAGAAGCCAACAAAAGAAAAGATAGTCGTTATAAAACCCATGTAATGACTCCATGGTTTAACCTGGCCGAACTACCTAAAGCAAAGCTCCACAAATCCCTGAATAGGGCAGGAGGCAAGTCAGAATTACCCAATGTCATCTTACAGATTTATGGACTGGAAAACTTTAACCCTAAGAAGCTCATTATAGAACTGGCTACCCAAAAAGGAGAGAAGAAGAGCATTGAAAAGCGTATGGAGGAAACTTTCAATGGAAACTGGACCAGCTTCTTGGTTTCTCCAACTTTACAATTGGATGCCAGTGAACTGGAAACAGCTTCTGAAATGACAGAAAGGCATTTGGAGTGGGCTAAGGCAATTTCAGGAAACGAAATGGTTACTCCTGAAAAGCTGATTATCCAGACCAGTCTTTGGGGTAAGCAACGTGAGGAACTGAATGAAAAGGAAGCGCAGGTCTTGAAATACTTGGGTTTTAATACTGTATCGTCAACCATAGACAAATTCCATGAACTGTATGGCTTCAGGAAACCTGTACATTCCCATGCGATAAAGGTAAGTCCCGCCTTAACCAATGAAGATGCCTATCAATTGATGAAAGACCTACTTTTACCCAATCAGAAAGGAAAGCGTAAGGTTATTCCTCAAAAAGGGACACCTTTTAATTTTTCTGATGAACTGGTTTGTAGACCTCCAATCGGCAAAGACTCTGCAGCAATAACACATTTTCATCAATGGCTTTCTGATAACCAGATTTCAGCAAATGAACTGGGAGTAGACAGTCTTTCAGCAGTGGTGCCTATAGAAACGCCCAATGACCTAAGAGAAAGACAGGTAAAGGAAAAGCAGTTTGCCAATCGCATCTTTTATTATACATCGCGTTTCAGACAGGAAAAAGCAACTTCTTTATTAAGGCAATATACGGTTTCGCTTCACCAATTAGCAGGAGCGTCCATGGTATCATCTACACTGATCGCTGATCACCCTTATTTTAGTGGTACTGGTTTAGGTATGGGAATGACTCCCAATATGGCTTGGGGAGGATCGCCTTTGGCATTGGACTGGTTTGATATAGGAAGACGGGAGGCTGTAGACCTGATAGGTATTGAAGACTGGCTTGGCTTACAATACATGTATGGTCCAAATTATACATGGGAAGGCTTTCAACTGTTGGGTTTTCAGGCTGCCATTTTCAGAAGTGCAAGCCAAGGGAAGCTACCAATCATTACTTGGATAACCCCAAGTGATGAAAAGAACTTGCGTTTAAAAGCATCTTCTGCTTTGTGTCAAGGAGCCAAGCATTTTTACTTTTGGAGTTATGGGCCGACATCCATGAGTACGGAAAACTATTGGTCTGATCTCAAAGGAGAATATTATGGGCTAGTGGATATCACAAGGCGATTGGCTAAGACCGAAGACATTATCGCCCCTGGTCATACACGAAAGACCAAGGTGGCAATTTTGTATAGTATCTCATCAGATTTATGGCAGCCATTTGGGTATCAGCATATGCTAGAAAGGAGAGGGCTGTACTTTTCTCTAATACATGGTCAGTATCTGGTTGACTTTCTTTCCGAAGAGGATGTTGAAGCTGGCAGGTTATCAGACTATGAAGTGCTCTATACCGCTGACCCTTGCATTAAAACCTCAGCAGTGACAAAAATTGACGACTGGGTCAGAAATGGTGGATTACTCTATGGAACCTGTATGGCTGGTAGCCGAAATGAGTTTGGTGAAGAAGTGGATGGACTCTCAAATGTATTTGGCATTACACCGAAACCTAAAGCCACTTTACAGAAAGGAAAGTACAGAATTAGGGGAGAGCTGAACCAGTTGGAATACCTTGACAAGGTCAAAACGGAATATGTAGAGATTGGTGTTGTAGGAATGAAGGTTGATTTTGCACCATTAAAAAGTACAGAAGTAAAAGGACGTTTCAATAATGGCAGACCTGCATTGGTCATCAACAAATATGGCAGTGGGAAGGCAGTTTATGCAGGCACTACACCTGGTATTTCTTATATCAAAGACGCTAATTTTGCCAAGAAAGGATTAAGGGAAAAGTGGCCCACCAACCCTAGAATCTTTATCAACCATTGGGTCAATCATATCAAGCCTTTGGTGAAACTATCAGCTCCAGTCGTAGAAACAGGAATATTCGAGACTTCAAATGCAACCGCCTTGATTCTGGCTAATTTCACTTACATCCAAATACCAAACCTTCAGGTCAGTATAAATGTGAAACAAAGACCTTCTGCTGTTACCTCAACAGAGCATGGAGGAGTGAGTTTTAACTTGTCCAAATCAGATAACAAAACCTATCCTTATAAGGTAGACTTTGTCTTGCCTTTGGACTTGAATGATATTATTATGATAAAATAA
- a CDS encoding M42 family metallopeptidase produces MLNKIDFDLLNDIVSTPGVPGYEARIRNRIIEEIKPLVDEFYTDNIGNLITVKKGTNNPDGKKVMVAAHMDEIGFMVSHVDDQGYLRFIPLGGFDPKTITSMRVIVHGKKDLVGVMGCKPIHSMSQEERNRVVKLDEYFIDLGLPAEEVKELVKPGDTVSRRQDLMMIGNMLNGKSLDDRICVYALIEMLKQLKEVPYDLYAVFTVQEEVGLRGAHVAAHGVDPDFGIALDVTVANDIPGISPDKKVTEMGKGAAVKLYDSGTICDYRMIEYLTNIAEENKIANQTEILPAGGTDTAGIQRMAKNGAIAGAISLPMRYLHQTTEMVHEDDVKAMVNLLTTAVTNINQFDWAHK; encoded by the coding sequence ATGCTTAATAAAATTGACTTTGACCTACTGAATGACATTGTCTCAACTCCTGGTGTTCCTGGATACGAGGCGAGAATAAGAAACAGGATCATTGAGGAAATCAAGCCGTTGGTGGATGAGTTTTACACCGATAATATAGGTAACCTGATTACTGTCAAGAAAGGTACCAACAACCCTGATGGTAAAAAGGTGATGGTTGCAGCCCATATGGATGAAATAGGCTTTATGGTAAGCCATGTTGATGACCAAGGCTACCTGCGCTTTATTCCACTGGGAGGTTTTGACCCTAAAACGATTACCTCTATGAGGGTAATTGTACATGGTAAAAAAGACCTAGTTGGTGTGATGGGATGTAAGCCTATTCACTCAATGAGTCAAGAAGAAAGAAATCGTGTTGTCAAACTGGATGAGTACTTTATTGACCTTGGTCTTCCTGCTGAAGAAGTGAAGGAATTGGTAAAACCGGGTGATACCGTTAGCCGCCGTCAGGATTTGATGATGATTGGCAATATGCTCAATGGGAAGTCACTGGATGACAGAATTTGTGTCTATGCCTTAATTGAGATGCTAAAGCAGCTTAAGGAAGTGCCATACGATTTGTATGCTGTATTCACTGTACAGGAAGAAGTAGGCCTAAGAGGAGCGCATGTGGCTGCACACGGTGTGGACCCAGACTTTGGAATTGCATTGGATGTAACTGTTGCCAATGATATTCCAGGTATATCTCCTGATAAAAAGGTAACAGAGATGGGTAAAGGAGCTGCTGTCAAGCTGTATGACTCAGGTACTATCTGTGACTACAGAATGATCGAGTACCTAACAAATATCGCGGAGGAGAATAAGATTGCCAACCAAACGGAAATCCTACCAGCTGGAGGTACAGATACAGCTGGAATCCAGAGAATGGCTAAGAATGGCGCTATTGCAGGTGCAATATCCTTACCTATGAGGTACCTTCACCAAACCACTGAAATGGTACATGAGGATGATGTAAAGGCTATGGTAAATCTGCTTACAACCGCAGTTACCAATATCAATCAGTTTGATTGGGCCCATAAATAA